A single window of Taeniopygia guttata chromosome 1, bTaeGut7.mat, whole genome shotgun sequence DNA harbors:
- the CD4 gene encoding T-cell surface glycoprotein CD4 translates to MEPCGTALSCMPAAFLLLHLGLISSMAHQNEFQTGLTGGEVTLNCTGIPPDSQLFRDATVVSWKYSDTLLWRMEKSTRYWKKPTFITGRADIKMQYKQLWVWNLKLSDAGIYTCEYGTHRIRTSLHIFKLTISLDGHFLQNEVPELILIQNASSPLPDLSIILFDNNNNRKTPEIKSKSRQKYIVNLKKLEIMDSGTWVCQVHSDSPLINRNISFAVNVLGFQNPDLERKYATVDSTVILSWHLNSQNIKWKEGFTGQLNWKQQESAKSHKLLDFNVTAQGQLHETKKSNNFLFEIPKRKPEGTIEVKLPKVHFNHSGQYQCQLEYQGRYTQSKIELVVMKVSGNPAGPLSRGANMTLTCQVSGQLPPNAYLRWERVNGTEMDIKNSKQREVKLEVNISAAGLWSCHLIEDSDKKISFHYHVEEASVWINYVRIGASIGGSLLAFALGCLCIISGISWQRRRQRAKRMAQARQYLLENKTCQCQHRMKK, encoded by the exons CAGTATGGCTCACCAAAATGAATTCCAGACTGGGCTTACAGGAGGGGAGGTGACCCTGAACTGCACAGGCATACCTCCCGATTCACAATTATTTCGGGATGCCACAGTTGTGAGCTGGAAGTACTCTGATACTCTTCTATGGCGTATGGAAAAGAGTACTAGATATTGGAAAA aacCAACTTTCATTACTGGCCGAGCAGACATCAAGATGCAATATAAACAACTGTGGGTGTGGAATCTGAAGCTCTCCGACGCTGGCATCTACACCTGTGAATATGGCACTCACAGAATCCGCACCTCACTGCACATCTTTAAAT tgaCAATCTCTTTGGACGGGCATTTTCTGCAGAATGAAGTCCCTGAACTGATTTTAATTCAAAATGCATCCAGTCCTCTTCCTGATCTCAGCATCATATTGTTTGACAATAACAATAACAGAAAAAcaccagaaataaaaagcaagagtCGTCAAAAATACATAGTGAATTTAAAGAAACTGGAGATTATGGACAGTGGGACCTGGGTGTGTCAGGTCCATTCAGACTCTCCATTGATTAATCGGAACATCTCCTTTGCTGTGAATGTATTAG GTTTTCAGAATCCAGATCTGGAAAGAAAGTATGCAACTGTTGATAGCACTGTCATCTTGTCATGGCATCTGAACTCTCAGAATATAAAATGGAAAGAAGGTTTCACAGGACAGCTGAATTGGAAACAACAGGAAAGTGCAAAATCTCATAAACTGCTTGATTTCAATGTCACAGCACAAGGACAGCTGCATGAGACTAAAAAAAGCAACAACTTTCTCTTTGAGATACCTAAAAGAAAACCTGAAGGTACCATAGAAGTGAAGCTCCCCAAAGTCCATTTCAACCATTCTGGCCAGTACCAGTGCCAGCTGGAGTACCAAGGAAGATATACACAGAGCAAGATAGAGCTGGTGGTGATGAAAG TCTCAGGTAACCCTGCTGGGCCACTCTCCAGAGGAGCCAATATGACCCTTACCTGCCAGGTCTCTGGACAGCTCCCACCCAATGCCTACTTGCGCTGGGAACGTGTGAATGGCACTGAGATGGACATTAAGAACTCAAAGCAGCGTGAAGTAAAGTTGGAGGTGAACAtcagtgctgcagggctgtggagcTGTCACCTCATAGAAGACAGTGACAAAAAGATCAGCTTTCATTACCACGTGG AGGAAGCTTCTGTGTGGATTAACTATGTGAGAATTGGAGCAAGCATTGGAGGCAGCTTATTGGCGTTTGCCCTTGGGTGCCTGTGCATCATCAGTGGTATAAGCTGGCAGCGGAGAAGG CAACGGGCAAAAAGGATGGCACAAGCAAGACAATACTTGCTGGAAAACAAGACATGTCAGTGCCAACA CCGGATGAAAAAGTAA